The window gatATTAAACCAAGTCACACACACTTAAACCAAGTCATGCAACCGGTGAGCTACTGTAGAATGAACACAAGACTTCTGAACAAATTAAAACTTGATCTTGCTGTATTAATTAGAATCTCGTGCTCTAATTGACTCTCTTATGGAACTCTTTTCAGCCATTAACATTTTGGTAAGCTGTCTCCTTCAAATAAGAACCTCATGATAACCATATCATTCTTTAGGCCAAGATTCATTTCCATGCTCGATGCCTTCAGGACACATCATTTTCTTGCTGGGTAAGTTGTAAGAAACAAGCCACTCCAactccatcaatttttttcataattcataGTAAAAATAGTGAAAGCTGATGGAGCTCTAAAATGTTCATCATCACGAGACAGATTTGCAGACCACGAACTTAGATAAGCCTCAAGCTTTTCGTAGTTAGAAGCCATGCTTGGTTTGTGTGTGAAAATGAGGAAGCATAGAGCTGAAAAACTGAAACCTATCCTCTTTGGTAAGGCACAATATGTTCATGAAAACTTGTTTTAGTTGGTGATTTGCTGGAACAAACCACATTGTGTGTTCCTTTTGCTTTGCTTTGACATTGACTTTTCTACACATTCTTacaattaaaaagagagagaaaaaagaagaaatgtgttaattattcttattcaaTGGCTGTGGCATGAATGACTAGTTAGGTGATAGACCATTTAATAGAAACACTGGACTTTTTAAAGTGTTGGCTCCGCCCCATTGTAATCTTAAAGGTTTTTAGTCAAAGATAAGGGGTCCAAAGAAAAGATCAGGGCTATATTATTTTGTTGGGAAGGTCATTTTCACACTTTAATTTAGTATATCATATCAAACGTCCAAACTCATAGATtttcaaatcttaattttagCTTACGTAtctatttaaaagtatatttgttttgtttcttttaagaaaacattaaatttaatttttagtgtttttcgaTGGATTTGATgtgcttatattaaaaataaaacaaaaattattttaatgtattttcaagtaaaaattattttaaaaaacatcttgcattacaataccaaacacgtATCTAAACACTCGACCCCCACGAACATTTTGTTTATAGGCAACCAAGAAGCTTAAGGAATGCTTTATACATTGTATCCTCCTTAATCAAGGAGATTGTCTCCAAGATATTGTCCTGTTTAATTGTTGAAAATCTTGAGAGATTAATTTACAATTCCTAATTGCATTTCACTTCCATATCACATAGTTGAAATGATGGTGAACATGTTATACTAGGTATTGGGACACCAAATCTATATATCCCCATCAAGCAATCTTTACTCTCATTATTTTGGTCATTTTGTCTCTTATCCCTAATGTAGATGAACATGGAAAAAACTTGATGTATGTATCTTTCTCTTCAAAGCCAAGGTATATTGTAGCTATGCTTGTTTGTGTCTTGAATTTCACTTCTTTTCTACTCCAAGTTCTGTCTAAAGAAAACACTCCTTGCTTTTGCACACAAATCCCATTTGCACCTAACATTGCAATAGTGCATTGATCAACAAAAACACCATTGCTTCCGGGGCTCATGCTAGCTAGGCACACACCAGCCCTACTATGTCCAACAATAAATTATACCCATCTTccaaccaacaaaaaaatatgaacatcACTAGGCATGATCATCATATGATCCTATTGATttctaaaaaacttaaaagacaTATAAAACTGACAAGTAGAAGCATAAATACAttaatgtaaatatagattTACAGATTAATAGAAATCCTGTGATATAGTTAGTAACGATAtgtatgatgttttttattaatgttttgacatcaatatattaagatcatcgaaattttttttaaaaaacatcaacttgatgctttttaagataaaaaataattttaaaaaacactttaaaaaacaaaagctaccacaattaaaaaaaaacactaaagagTAATTTGGGGTCCTGAAAATAGAATTTTGGGCATGTGCAGGTCAAATTATACTGTGAAATTGATTTGATGAGGGTAACAAACATTTTCTGATGGAGTCACTCAGCCAGCACATTGGCCTACATACAGAAAGTTCAATTCTGAATACAATCAGAAAGATCATGGCCTTCTTCCCCACATGTAAAAAACCTTTTCACAGTGACTATTAGAACTAATCACAAGAACATTAgccaaaaatcaaaaccaatccATCCAAGACATTctgcataaatatatatatcctaaaGTTACATGAAATTAACAATGGATCCGTGACGAGCAGAATAATGGATAATTTTGTCTTATGCATTAAGACAGAATCAGCACAACATTAGACATCATGGgtcattttttttggttaaatctCGTTTGTCATCTTCCTGGTTTTTTAATACGCATGATCATCTTGTGTCCTTAGAACAATTCCCATAAATCCCTCCAGAGCTTATCCCTCGAGTTAATTTGCATAAAGGGCAATATACTTTGTGCTTCCTTTAGCAAATTGTTTTGGACCAGAGTAGCTTTTGGCCTTTTTCTTTAGCTCCTCTCACCATCTTTCGCTCACACAAAAGATTATAAAAGAGATACTATCTACCACCTTTCTCTCAATGGCTGTATTGATTTGTAGGTTCGTCTCCACTTCCTGTTGGAAAGGTGACTGCTACCTCAAGGCATCCTCCACAGGGCTTCACGTGGTGGGGTGGGGGGTTTTTGTCATCTCCATGCCGAGAGGAATGAGAGctactctttttctttttttcacctAATCGAAACTCGAAAGGGGTGTCCATACTCGGAGAGTGGTCCAAAAGGGTTTTGTTTTCTATCAAGGCCCCTAATCTCTCAGCTTTGTCTATTCCTTTTGTTATCTCTTCATTCAACAACatgtacaaattatattttttaaaaaattatttttttattaaaatttaatatgatttatatattttagattattttgatatgctaatatcaaaaataatttttaaaaaataaaaaaaatcattggcatgtatttcggcataaaaaattatttaaaaaacaactgctacCACACTATCAAGCACCTTCTAGTTATGTTCGAGAAGCACAATAGCTCTTCTCCTTACTTATGAATGAGATTTGAGAGAAGCAAGCCAGAATAAtactaaaatgaatttattgttgGAAAAATCTTAACTCCAAATCCTTTGTTTTTACATTCGgatacgttttaaaaatatatttaacttgaaaaaatatcaaattttgttGATGCTTTTCGACAATATTAATATGTtcatattaaacataaataaaaaattattttaatattacccTTGTCACAGTAACAAACAcacaattaacaaaacaatatAACAAGTCATCATGTTTTTGACAGTGTTATCAATTAATAACCTAACTCTCCAAATTGAAGGACAATAGAATGTATAATAATGCCAAGTGTTATCAATTAATAACCTAACTCTCCAAATTGAAGGACAATAGAATGTATAATAATGCCAATAAACACATTTGCTAAGCTCATATAGCAAGGTATGATGAAAGTAACTGTCAAGTGATTAATAACTTCTACTATAAAGTAcaagaaaagaataattaagaaatacaatgtgtgatttattattattttgcatttaCCACACTATATTATATGTATTTCCACACAGGTTAAGACAACGAAGAACTGAAAACATTACAAGTACATCCTTTCTTGCAGAGGTAAACTTCCCACTTCCTGCCCGTCCCTTCCCAAAACCCACCACTGCTGCTAATTCATTCAAAATGACAAGAATGCCCTTCGAATACTAATGGCAGTCTTGCAAGCATCCACCAGCACACAATTCAGTTTCAGCTTCTTAACAGAAGCCAGGAGATAAGCACAGTTAGATAGATAACATGATGGATAGATATGCAGAGGcgggctctctctctctctctctctacctgGCTCTCTTTATGAAAAACTTCACTGCTTAGATTCCCTTCTCTAGATAGATACTGAATGGGGTTTTTGCAAGATCATTGATAAACAAAAACATGGGacaagaaaatccaaaacaagACCAGATCTTTCAAGAATCTTCACCACCAAAGCGCAGTCTCAGGCAAGCTATTGAGGTTATTTCTTCTTTGATCTCCTACTCTCTTCCAATTAAAGTTTTTGCAGTGAAATGGCAACTAATTAGAAACAAGCTAGAAGAGCTAAACTCAAGCTTAATTGCCATAGAGGATTGTGATTCAAGCCAGAATCCAATACTTTCAGGCATGGTGTCTGCTGTCTTAGCCTCTGCTAGTGACTGCTATGATCTTGCTAGGAGATGTGTGGATCTTTCATACAGCGGCAAGCTCTTGATGCAGAGTGATTTGGATGTAATGGTTGCAAAGTTTGATAGACATGTAAAGAATCTATCTGGGATTTGTACTGCAGGTATTTTGAGTCAGGGTTTTGCCATTGTTGTGTCTAGACCTGGAGTCAATGCTTGCAAGGATGATATGAGGTTTTACGTTAGAGATCTGTTGACAAGAATGAAAATTGGTGACTTAGAAATGAAGAGACAAGCTTTGGTCAATTTGTATGATGTTGTTGTTGAAGATGAGAAGTATGTGAAGATAATTGTTGAAGTTGGTGACTTAGTGAATATATTGGTTAGTCTTCTTGATTCAATGGAAATGGAACTTCAACAAGATGCTGTAAAAGTTGTGGCAGTGATTTCGGGTTTTGATTCTTACAAATCTATTTTGATTGGAGCTGGGATTATAGGGCCTTTGATCAGGGTTTTGGAGAGTCGCAGTGAAATAAGCAAGGAGGGTGCTGCAAGAAGTTTGCAAAAATTGACCCAGAATTCTGATAATGCCTGGTCAGTTTCAGCATATGGTGGTGTTACAGCTTTATTGAAAATATGTGCTAGTGTTGATTCCACAGCAGAACTTATTAGCCCTGCTTGTGGGGTATTGAGAAATCTTGTTGGTGTTGATGAAATAAAGAGATTTATGATTGAAGAAGGTGCAGTTTCCACATTTATCAAGCTGGCAAGATCAAAAGATGAAGGTGTGCAGATAAGTTCCATTGAATTCCTTCAAAATATTGCATCTGGAGACGAATCAGTGAGGCAATCGGTGGTCAAAGAAGGCGGAATTCGGGCATTAGTACGTGTTTTTGATCCGAAAATCACGTGTTCTTCAAAATCTAGAGAGATGGCATTAAGGGCAATTGAGAATCTATGTTTCTCTTCAGCTAGTTATATCAGTGTGTTGATGAGTTATGGATTTATGGATCAGCTTCTTTTCTTCCTTCGGAATGGAGATGTTTTGGTTCAGGAATTGGCACTGAAAGCAGCATTTAGGCTCTCTGGAACATCAGAGGAGACTAAAAAGGCAATGGGAGATGCTGGATTTATGTCAGagtttgtaaaatttcttgATGCAAAATCATTTGAAGTTAGAGAAATGGCAGCTGTGGCACTCAACAGCCTGGTCTCAGTGCCTAAAAATCGTAAAATATTCGTGCAGGACGATCGCAATGtgggttttcttcttcaattgctTGACCAAGAAGAGACAAATTCAGGTAGCAAAAAGTTCTTGATCTCTATATTATTGTCCTTAACAAGTTGCAATAGTGGAAGAAAAAAGATTGCCAATTCTGGTTATTTGAAGAACATAGAAAAACTTGCAGAAGCTGAAGTTTCTGATGCTAAAAGACTTGTCAGGAAGCTATCTACAAATAGATTCCGTAGTATGTTAAATGGAATCTGGCATTCTTGATTGCAATTCTC of the Populus nigra chromosome 7, ddPopNigr1.1, whole genome shotgun sequence genome contains:
- the LOC133699574 gene encoding uncharacterized protein LOC133699574 — protein: MGQENPKQDQIFQESSPPKRSLRQAIEVISSLISYSLPIKVFAVKWQLIRNKLEELNSSLIAIEDCDSSQNPILSGMVSAVLASASDCYDLARRCVDLSYSGKLLMQSDLDVMVAKFDRHVKNLSGICTAGILSQGFAIVVSRPGVNACKDDMRFYVRDLLTRMKIGDLEMKRQALVNLYDVVVEDEKYVKIIVEVGDLVNILVSLLDSMEMELQQDAVKVVAVISGFDSYKSILIGAGIIGPLIRVLESRSEISKEGAARSLQKLTQNSDNAWSVSAYGGVTALLKICASVDSTAELISPACGVLRNLVGVDEIKRFMIEEGAVSTFIKLARSKDEGVQISSIEFLQNIASGDESVRQSVVKEGGIRALVRVFDPKITCSSKSREMALRAIENLCFSSASYISVLMSYGFMDQLLFFLRNGDVLVQELALKAAFRLSGTSEETKKAMGDAGFMSEFVKFLDAKSFEVREMAAVALNSLVSVPKNRKIFVQDDRNVGFLLQLLDQEETNSGSKKFLISILLSLTSCNSGRKKIANSGYLKNIEKLAEAEVSDAKRLVRKLSTNRFRSMLNGIWHS